Genomic window (Chitinophagales bacterium):
AGATATCCAGCCATAAGTAATCCAATGAAAAACATAAGTACACCAATGGTGCCAAAAAAATGCATTGGACTTTTTGAAAATCTAGAAACAAACGTAATAGACATCAAATCAAGAAATCCAAAGATGAATCGTTCCAAACCAAACTTAGTAACCCCATACTTGCGTGCTTGATGTTGTACTACTTTTTCTTTGATTTTGACAAACCCAGCACGCTTAGCCATAATGGGAATATAGCGATGCATTTCACCATAGACCTCTATAGACTTTATCACCTTGCTATTATAGGCCTTCAATCCACAATTAAAATCATGCAAATAAACTCCACTCATCTTCCTTGCTGCCCAGTTATATAACTTTGTAGGAATAGTTTTAGATAGCGGGTCATGTCTTTTTTGTTTCCAACCACTCACTAAATCCAATTTATCTTCCGTTATCATACGATACAATTCCGGAATTTCATCAGGACTATCTTGTAAGTCGGCATCCATCGTGATAACTACCTTTCCTTTAGCTGCCGCAAATCCTTGATGCAGGGCTGCACTTTTCCCATAATTTCTCTGAAATTTGATGCCTCGCACGAAACCGTATTCAGCAGATAATTTTTCTATGACTTCCCATGAATTATCCTTGCTACCGTCATCCACGAGTATTGCTTCGTATTGAATACTCATTTTATCTGCAACAGACTTTATCCAAGAAATTAATTCCG
Coding sequences:
- a CDS encoding glycosyltransferase family 2 protein yields the protein MDLSVVIPLYNEDESLPELISWIKSVADKMSIQYEAILVDDGSKDNSWEVIEKLSAEYGFVRGIKFQRNYGKSAALHQGFAAAKGKVVITMDADLQDSPDEIPELYRMITEDKLDLVSGWKQKRHDPLSKTIPTKLYNWAARKMSGVYLHDFNCGLKAYNSKVIKSIEVYGEMHRYIPIMAKRAGFVKIKEKVVQHQARKYGVTKFGLERFIFGFLDLMSITFVSRFSKSPMHFFGTIGVLMFFIGLLMAGYLGFEKYLALANGHTAPLVTNSPFFYFALTLMIIGSQMFLAGFLGELVSRSSADRNHYLIEKTI